Proteins from a genomic interval of Paenibacillus sp. FSL H8-0048:
- the flgL gene encoding flagellar hook-associated protein FlgL encodes MIRVTSNMMSSQLLLNLNRNARTMNETQLQLASGRKINKPSDDPVGITYSLRYRAELSSNEQYTKNVDSALSWLDYNDTVLGQAGDVIQRLRDLTVQASTGSNPQSALDSINEEVMQLKEQLVDIANSKLNGKYIFNGEQYTTKPYDFAKGADGTYDTSQEVTTDAGQIQYIVGEGVQMPINLTGNSVFGNTGESDNIFSLINNLSSALKAGNITGISSQLDKIDTRTETILSARSEVGAKTNRVELMQDRLSDLNINLTDLQAKTEDADYEGLIMQSKIQENIYNASLSVGAKIISTTLVDFIR; translated from the coding sequence ATGATCAGAGTCACCTCCAATATGATGAGCTCACAGCTGCTGCTTAACTTGAACCGCAATGCGCGTACCATGAACGAGACCCAGCTCCAGCTGGCCAGCGGCCGCAAAATCAACAAGCCCTCCGACGACCCGGTAGGCATCACCTATTCGCTGCGCTACCGCGCCGAGCTGTCTTCCAACGAGCAGTACACGAAGAACGTGGACAGCGCACTGTCCTGGCTGGATTATAACGATACGGTTTTGGGCCAGGCTGGGGATGTAATTCAACGGTTGCGTGATCTGACTGTACAAGCCTCTACCGGCAGTAATCCGCAATCTGCTCTGGACAGTATTAATGAAGAAGTGATGCAGCTCAAAGAACAGCTGGTAGATATAGCGAACAGTAAGCTGAACGGAAAATACATTTTCAATGGTGAGCAGTATACTACCAAGCCTTATGATTTTGCCAAGGGAGCCGATGGCACCTATGACACCTCACAGGAGGTTACAACGGACGCCGGACAAATTCAGTACATTGTCGGCGAAGGGGTTCAAATGCCGATCAATTTAACCGGAAATTCGGTATTTGGTAACACTGGTGAATCAGATAATATTTTCTCATTAATTAATAATCTTTCATCTGCTTTGAAGGCCGGGAACATCACAGGTATTTCCAGCCAGCTTGATAAAATTGATACCCGCACCGAGACGATTCTATCCGCACGTTCTGAGGTCGGAGCCAAGACTAACCGCGTGGAGCTGATGCAGGACCGCTTAAGCGATCTGAACATTAACTTAACGGATCTTCAGGCTAAGACAGAGGATGCTGATTATGAAGGACTGATCATGCAGTCCAAGATCCAAGAGAATATTTATAATGCCTCGCTGTCTGTAGGAGCAAAGATTATCTCTACAACGCTTGTAGACTTTATCCGATAA
- a CDS encoding DUF6470 family protein — protein MQSILQIRQTPARIGIDADLGSFSITQPKADVSITTTPGELSVQSTPPELIIDQTRARAAYNGGSVLDMNRRIYSGIQQLYLQAIARRVEQGTRMAEFFKPGNSIAEIYGTDTEPNSFPEPCGPASYDNVDLRYEARAPEINFRPATVDIQVERHRPETEYTRGKLDIYMQQYASVQFIPPELNVQM, from the coding sequence ATGCAGTCTATTTTGCAAATTCGACAGACACCTGCGCGGATCGGTATTGATGCGGATCTTGGGTCATTCTCTATCACTCAACCGAAGGCAGACGTCAGCATCACGACAACACCCGGTGAGCTAAGCGTTCAATCCACGCCTCCAGAGCTTATTATTGACCAGACCAGGGCACGCGCCGCTTATAATGGTGGCAGTGTGCTGGATATGAACCGTAGAATCTACTCGGGAATTCAGCAGTTGTATCTTCAGGCCATTGCCCGTAGAGTGGAGCAAGGCACGCGCATGGCTGAGTTTTTCAAGCCCGGTAACAGCATTGCTGAGATTTACGGAACAGATACCGAGCCGAATTCCTTTCCCGAGCCTTGTGGCCCGGCGTCATATGATAATGTGGACTTACGTTACGAAGCAAGAGCGCCGGAGATTAATTTCAGACCCGCGACAGTGGATATTCAGGTGGAAAGACACCGCCCGGAGACGGAATATACACGCGGCAAGCTTGATATTTATATGCAGCAATATGCTTCCGTGCAGTTTATTCCGCCGGAATTGAATGTGCAAATGTAA
- a CDS encoding flagellar assembly protein FliW: MNNLIIETLSMGTLEVREDQVFHFAKGIPGFDEEADFALVALEESPFWVLQSVKERGHSFLLADPFTFYPSYEFELPDDEAEELGIESDVLVRCIVTLKEQVEASTINLLAPIIFNPNGLTGKQIVIHRTSYHTKHSLLQEQLVADGKDGG; the protein is encoded by the coding sequence GTGAATAACTTGATTATAGAAACGCTATCTATGGGTACACTTGAAGTTAGGGAGGATCAGGTGTTCCACTTCGCCAAAGGAATTCCAGGGTTTGATGAAGAAGCAGACTTTGCGCTTGTGGCTCTGGAAGAGTCTCCGTTTTGGGTCTTACAATCCGTTAAGGAGCGAGGTCATTCGTTTTTGCTTGCTGATCCTTTTACATTCTATCCTTCTTATGAATTTGAACTTCCGGATGATGAAGCAGAAGAACTGGGTATTGAGTCGGATGTGCTTGTCCGCTGTATTGTTACGCTGAAGGAACAAGTAGAAGCCTCAACCATTAATTTGTTAGCACCCATTATTTTCAATCCCAATGGATTGACCGGAAAGCAGATTGTAATACACCGCACCTCATATCATACGAAGCACAGTCTGCTGCAAGAGCAGTTAGTGGCTGATGGAAAGGATGGGGGTTAA
- the csrA gene encoding carbon storage regulator CsrA, whose amino-acid sequence MLVLSRKKGETIVIQDQIELTILSVDGDTVKVGISAPKHVDIFRKEVYLSIQESNRESVAPQTSDLNALIHRLRGSNS is encoded by the coding sequence ATGCTCGTACTGTCCCGCAAAAAAGGGGAGACCATCGTCATCCAGGATCAGATTGAACTGACGATTCTGAGCGTAGACGGCGACACCGTAAAAGTAGGGATCTCCGCACCGAAACATGTGGATATCTTCCGCAAAGAAGTCTACCTATCGATACAGGAATCGAACCGTGAGTCCGTAGCGCCACAAACTTCAGACTTGAACGCCTTGATACACCGTCTTCGAGGATCGAATTCTTAA
- a CDS encoding flagellin N-terminal helical domain-containing protein gives MIINHNVPALNTHRQLSINTANTNKNIEKLSSGLRINRAGDDAAGLAISEKMRGQIRGLDQASRNAQDGISLIQTAEGALNETHSILQRQREIANQSANGTNTDSDRQALQDEMNALTSEINRIGNTTEFNTQKLLQGDGKSNLTGTGGITAGTLLNGSERTTVEATSTTAITTGATTAGDSITFKVQGVDLTITAAANDTTKADFAVSSVTGTSAAVNLSATGANNTAANESGAIRDALQKMIDANDTLKGQYTVSGTGTNVTLTAVKGGTFEGAAGNLGITTETGAFVITPPAAVLGTTNAAVAATKSIDFDTILTGTAANMNTQLQKLVGTGFTVNDKQIEFYDSSKGAYTGNAIGVAIDTALAEATNTNKADALVKAIADTVGQKIEGVTITANANNLVITASTAGDAGEKIAFSDGGVQKAFETSFQIGANTGQSMSLSINDMRSKALGITGKAGDAGFTAANTVTDGTNDVKGEAALNIATKEGAAAAIAILDKATATVSSERSKLGATQNRLEHTINNLGTASENLTAAESRIRDVDMAKEMMQQTKNNILAQAAQAMLAQANQQPQGVLQLLR, from the coding sequence ATGATTATTAACCACAACGTACCGGCGTTGAATACTCACCGCCAATTGTCCATTAACACTGCCAACACGAACAAAAATATTGAGAAGCTGTCTTCCGGTCTTCGCATCAACCGTGCCGGTGACGATGCTGCCGGTCTGGCAATCTCCGAAAAAATGCGCGGTCAAATCCGCGGTTTGGATCAGGCTTCCCGTAATGCTCAAGACGGTATCTCCTTGATTCAGACAGCTGAAGGTGCTCTGAACGAAACTCACTCCATCCTGCAACGTCAACGCGAAATCGCCAACCAATCCGCGAACGGAACCAACACTGATTCCGACCGTCAAGCGCTGCAAGATGAAATGAACGCTCTGACTTCCGAAATCAACCGTATCGGTAATACAACTGAGTTCAATACTCAGAAATTGCTGCAGGGTGATGGAAAATCGAACCTTACAGGTACAGGTGGAATTACTGCTGGAACATTACTCAATGGCTCCGAAAGAACTACAGTTGAAGCAACTTCTACAACAGCAATCACAACAGGTGCTACAACAGCTGGTGATTCAATTACTTTTAAAGTTCAAGGTGTTGATTTGACTATTACTGCAGCTGCCAATGATACAACAAAAGCAGATTTCGCGGTATCTTCTGTAACTGGAACATCTGCAGCAGTTAACCTCTCTGCTACTGGCGCTAATAATACTGCAGCAAACGAGAGTGGTGCAATTCGTGATGCATTGCAAAAAATGATTGATGCAAATGATACCCTTAAAGGTCAGTATACTGTTTCAGGAACTGGTACAAACGTTACTCTTACAGCTGTTAAAGGTGGAACGTTTGAAGGGGCAGCTGGAAACTTAGGTATTACCACAGAAACTGGTGCTTTTGTTATCACACCACCTGCAGCAGTATTAGGTACAACTAATGCAGCAGTAGCAGCGACAAAATCTATTGATTTTGATACTATCCTAACTGGAACTGCTGCTAATATGAATACTCAATTACAAAAGCTTGTTGGTACTGGATTTACAGTAAATGACAAACAGATCGAGTTTTATGATTCGAGTAAAGGTGCGTATACTGGAAATGCGATAGGAGTTGCTATCGATACCGCTCTAGCAGAAGCAACAAATACAAACAAAGCGGATGCATTGGTTAAGGCCATTGCTGATACTGTGGGTCAAAAAATTGAAGGTGTTACAATTACTGCGAATGCTAACAACCTTGTGATAACTGCATCTACAGCAGGTGATGCTGGTGAAAAGATTGCTTTCTCGGATGGCGGCGTTCAAAAGGCATTCGAAACTTCCTTCCAAATCGGTGCTAACACTGGTCAATCCATGAGCCTGTCGATCAACGACATGCGTTCCAAAGCTCTGGGTATCACTGGTAAAGCCGGCGATGCTGGCTTCACAGCTGCTAACACAGTAACTGACGGAACTAACGATGTGAAGGGCGAAGCTGCTCTGAACATTGCTACTAAAGAAGGCGCAGCTGCTGCTATCGCAATTCTGGATAAAGCTACTGCAACTGTATCCAGCGAACGCTCTAAATTGGGTGCGACTCAGAACCGTCTGGAACACACCATCAACAACTTGGGAACAGCTTCCGAGAACCTGACTGCAGCTGAATCCCGTATCCGTGACGTTGATATGGCGAAAGAAATGATGCAACAAACGAAGAACAATATCCTTGCACAGGCTGCACAAGCTATGTTGGCTCAGGCTAACCAGCAGCCACAAGGCGTTCTGCAATTGCTTCGTTAA
- a CDS encoding flagellar protein FlaG produces MNVQFSLTASTTASGQGKPEAVPSSSISAAPVDQASGIRDVKDMSLKEKQGASVSVGEEQLIRTIERAVKSLQGPQTTLEISIHEKTHDIMVKVLNKDTGELIREVPREKTLDLVANMMELAGILIDEKI; encoded by the coding sequence ATGAATGTACAGTTTTCGCTAACTGCTAGTACGACAGCAAGTGGACAGGGTAAGCCAGAGGCAGTACCATCCAGTAGTATTTCAGCAGCGCCTGTAGATCAAGCATCGGGCATCCGGGATGTTAAGGATATGAGCCTGAAGGAGAAACAGGGAGCGAGTGTGTCAGTAGGTGAGGAACAGTTAATCCGCACCATAGAACGGGCAGTGAAATCATTGCAGGGCCCCCAGACCACGCTGGAGATCAGCATCCACGAGAAGACACATGATATTATGGTGAAGGTTCTTAACAAAGATACCGGTGAGTTAATACGTGAAGTTCCCCGGGAGAAGACTTTGGATCTAGTGGCGAATATGAT